The Sphingobium sp. EP60837 DNA segment GCTGAAGGCGTCGATCATATCCGCTTCCTCGCCCGCCTCGTCGAGATGGAAATGATCGACAGGGAGCGTCGCATGGTCGAGCGGCGCATCAAGGCCGCGCGCTTCCCCGCCGTCAAAAGCCTCGACAGCTTCGACTTCGCCGCCATCCCCAGGCTCAACAAGATGCAGGTGCTCGAGATGGCGCGCTGCGAGTGGATCGAGCGGCGTGAGAACGCCATCGCTCTGGGGCCATCAGGCACCGGAAAGACGCACGTAGCGTTGGGGCTCGGACTGGCAGCATGCCAGAAAGGACTGTCGGTGGGCTTCACCACCGCGGCAGCGCTGGTCAGCGAAATGATGGAGGCCCGCGACGAGCGCCGTCTTCTGCGCTTCCAGAAGCAGATGGCCGGATACAAGCTGCTCATCATCGACGAACTGGGCTTTGTGCCGCTCTCCAAGACCGGCGCCGAACTGTTGTTCGAGCTGATCTCCCAGCGTTACGAACGCGGCTCCACCTTCATCACCAGCAACCTGCCCTTCGACGAATGGACCGAAACCTTCGGATCTGAGCGTCTCACAGGCGCGCTCCTCGATCGCCTGACCCATCACGTCAGCATCCTCGAGATGAACGGCGAAAGCTATCGCCTCGCGCACAGCCGGGCCCGCAAGGCCAAAACCAGACCCTGAAAATTACACCAATGCCGGGGGGAGTGGCCCTCGGGCTACGCCCTCACGCCACTCCCCCCGGCATGTAACACGATGGCCTGGTTTTACGCCGCCGAATGGCCGACTTTTGCTCCGCCGTTGACATGTGTGCACGGTTCAGGGCGCGGGACGCGTCCGCAATGGCATAAAGGGTAGGGTTGTTGGCGCAGTAGCCCCCATCGACAAGCTTCACCTCATCCCCGGCGGCGGTGGTTACGGTAGTCGGCTCGAAGAACGGAAACGCAGAGCAGGACGCCTGCACGGCATCCCCGATTTTTACGCCGAACCCAGGCTTGAATGTGCCCTTGCGGCCATGAGCCTGCTCAATGCTCCCTTTGAAGATCATGGGCCGCTCAATCACCCATTTCGTAGTGACAACGCCAACGGCAGTTTTTACGTCATCGAACATGGCGTCTTTGAAGATTTCTGCTGCCAGTTCGGCCAGCTTGGCGGACTTCTGGTACGGTTTCTTCAACCGCATGACATCTGGCACGAACTTCTTATAGAGGCCGTGAATTTCCCCAATCGACATGCCGAGAGCGATCATTGAACCGATGATGGAGCCAGTACTCGTGCCGAAGATGAGGTCAAACCGCTCGTGGAGGCGGCAACCGATCATGCCTTCGATTTCTTCGAGTACGCCAAGGGTATAGAAGCCTTTGGCGCCGCCGCCATCAAGGCTGAGAATGCGATATGGCTTGGTCTGCTCTTCCCCATCGGTCACGCTTAGTGCCTCGCTTTGAGTGTTTATAGGGCGATTGCTGCAAGAAACATGATACCACCCTCTACACGCTGGCGGATGCTCTGGAGTTTTGCAAAGCCATGCTTCCCGGCCGCGCCATGGGTAGCCTCGTTGAACACGTGGAATAGCTGAAGGATGTCATCGATATCCTTTTCCACGAAGCCCAGCATCTCGGGAGAGTCAGCGCCTTTGCGTTTCAAGAGATACCGGATTTTCGCACGGCGGCTCGGTGTTCCGTTTGGGGTCTTGTCGTAATTGCTTTCCGCTGCGATCACGTCGGCATTATCCGCCCACTTTTCGAGAATTTCGGTGAAAATCTCCCTTACGCTGGTGCAAAAGTGACGAGCGGCGTCAGTATTTATGGGGTTAAGGGCATAGAGCGCGCCTTTCCAACGATCACAGAGATCTTCAGAAAACCCAGAAAGGTATTCGAGGATGCCGCTGTCATCCATCTGCTCCGGTGTAAGCGGCGCTTCAGAGGTCAATGCCTCCGCGACACTGGCGCTGTTGCTGGCTTCCTTCTCGGTCAGTGCCAGAAGGTCAGAAACACCCGGTGAATTTTGTGCGGACCGCTCAACACGTTCGAATCTGTCGTAAACGTCGTAGGCGGAGTTCCGTACTTCAACATAGCGGGTCATTGTCGATGCCTGGCTTTTCAGCGAGGCGATTTGCCGAGCGAGAGCTTGCCGGTTTTGACGGACCTTTGCATTATGGGAATTGACCGCATGGTTGTATTTCGTGACGGCTGCTTCGTTCTTTTGGTTTTGCTGCCGTACAGCGCGATTATAGTCCCTGACGACCTGCTGATTGTGCCGATTTACACGGTCAATTTCGCGATTCACTTCGCGAACGTACTTTTCGACAGCTTGCCGATTAGCTCGATTAAAGCGGTCCACCTCGGCGTTGTAACGCCGGACCCAAGCATTGTACTGCTGCGGTGTCATTCGCCGCGTCATCAGCGCCCCCTTAAAAGAGATATCCCGACCGCCTCGAATTTAGTCAAGGTGATGCTCCGTCACAAGGGATGGTTGCTTAATATTTGGCGATTTCCAGAGCTATTTTCGGTCTTCCTGACGTAAAATGCGCAGCGCTCATCCAACGTTTTCTACCGTTTCTTGCGCGGTTTCGGTTCGTTTGAGATGAATGCAAATAGATTCCTCAATCCGAGCTCTTCTTTATAGAGCTTGGTCAACCAGCGGGTGAGG contains these protein-coding regions:
- a CDS encoding patatin-like phospholipase family protein; translated protein: MTDGEEQTKPYRILSLDGGGAKGFYTLGVLEEIEGMIGCRLHERFDLIFGTSTGSIIGSMIALGMSIGEIHGLYKKFVPDVMRLKKPYQKSAKLAELAAEIFKDAMFDDVKTAVGVVTTKWVIERPMIFKGSIEQAHGRKGTFKPGFGVKIGDAVQASCSAFPFFEPTTVTTAAGDEVKLVDGGYCANNPTLYAIADASRALNRAHMSTAEQKSAIRRRKTRPSCYMPGGVA
- the istB gene encoding IS21-like element ISSsp5 family helper ATPase IstB, with the translated sequence MSDQAPEILLAHHLKALKLPTCLREHHKLARQCAAEGVDHIRFLARLVEMEMIDRERRMVERRIKAARFPAVKSLDSFDFAAIPRLNKMQVLEMARCEWIERRENAIALGPSGTGKTHVALGLGLAACQKGLSVGFTTAAALVSEMMEARDERRLLRFQKQMAGYKLLIIDELGFVPLSKTGAELLFELISQRYERGSTFITSNLPFDEWTETFGSERLTGALLDRLTHHVSILEMNGESYRLAHSRARKAKTRP